In one window of Episyrphus balteatus chromosome 3, idEpiBalt1.1, whole genome shotgun sequence DNA:
- the LOC129915976 gene encoding probable phosphoserine aminotransferase, translating to MERKNINFGAGPTKLPLEVLKEIEKNLINYEGTGISVMEMSHRSVDYMKINQSAMNDLRELMGVPSNYKILFMLGGGTGGFSSSCLNLMGRTGTADYLVTGAWSEKAAKEATHFGKVNLVLPKVDKYTGIPPQDTWNLDPNASFVYYCDNETADGVEFDFIPETNGVPLVCDMSSNFLSRPIDVSKFGIIFAAQKNVVPAGMTVVIVREDLMGHPMKITPSILDYNIVDNNNSIYNTPPTFIVHVMSLIFKWIKRNGGIEGMGKTQSIKSKLLYEIVDNSNGFYSCPIDKKDRSRMNVCFRIGSAAGDEELEKEFLELCESNHLVQLHGHRLVGGVRASIYNAITIAETQALANLMISFLERKKK from the exons ATGGAAAGGAAAAACATAAACTTTGGTGCTGGACCCACCAAGCTACCTCTAGAG gtcttaaaagaaatagaaaagaaTCTCATCAATTACGAAGGAACTGGTATAAGTGTTATGGAAATGTCTCATCGATCAGTTGACTATATGAAAATCAATCAATCTGCCATGAATGATTTGAGGGAGCTAATGGGAGTTCCATCAAATTACAAGATCCTTTTCATGTTAGGCGGTGGTACTGGAGGATTTTCATCATCATGTTTAAACTTAATGGGTCGAACAGGTACAGCTGATTACCTTGTAACTGGTGCATGGTCTGAAAAAGCTGCCAAAGAAGCTACACATTTTGGCAAAGTTAATTTGGTTCTACCAAAAGTTGATAAATACACTGGAATCCCACCTCAAGATACTTGGAACTTAGATCCGAATGCTTCATTTGTTTACTATTGTGACAATGAAACAGCTGATGGAGTGGAATTCGATTTCATTCCAGAAACTAATGGAGTTCCATTAGTTTGTGATATGTCTTCGAACTTTCTATCACGTCCCATTGATGTGTCGAAATTTGGAATAATTTTTGCTGCTCAGAAAAATGTTGTTCCTGCTGGTATGACTGTGGTAATTGTAAGGGAAGATCTTATGGGTCATCCGATGAAGATAACACCATCAATTCTAGATTATAATATCGTTGACAACAATAATTCAATCTACAATACCCCACCGACTTTTAT TGTTCACGTTATGTCCCTTATTTTCAAATGGATCAAACGCAATGGTGGTATTGAAGGAATGGGCAAAACTCAAAGTATCAAATCAAAATTACTCTACGAAATCGTTGACAATTCGAATGGCTTTTATAGTTGTCCAATTGATAAGAAAGATAGATCTCGTATGAATGTGTGTTTCAGAATTGGAAGTGCAGCAGGTGATGAAGAATTGGAGAAGGAATTTTTGGAATTATGCGAAAGCAATCATTTAGTACAATTGCATGGCCATCGATTGGTTGGAGGTGTAAGAGCATCGATTTATAATGCAATAACAATAGCTGAAACACAAGCTCTAGCTAATTTGATGATTAGTTTTCTTGAGAGGAAGAAGAAATAA
- the LOC129915982 gene encoding probable phosphoserine aminotransferase: protein MENKIINFGAGPAKLPEEVLKEVQKNLIDYEGTGLSVMEMSHRSAGYFKINEDAMNDLRELVGVPSNYKILFMQGGGTGMFSAVCLNLMGRTGTADYLVTGSWSAKAAKEATQYGSVNLILPKVQKYTSVPRQSTWSLDPNASYVYYCDNETVDGVEFDFVPETKDVPLVCDMSSNFLSRPIDVSKFGVIFAGAQKNVGTAGITVVIVREDLLGKPMKITPSILDFTITEKNNSIYNTPPTFIVHVMSLVFKWIKRNGGLQGMYNNSLVKSKLIYDIIDKSNGFYACPVDKNVRSRMNVPFRIGCASGHEDLETEFLKLCESKHLIQLKGHRSVGGIRASLYNAMTIAETQILADLMESFFGNKKR from the exons atggaaaacaaaatcattaatttcGGTGCTGGTCCAGCTAAATTACCTGAAGAG GTCTTAAAAGAAGTTCAAAAGAACCTCATCGATTATGAAGGAACAGGTCTTAGTGTCATGGAAATGTCACATCGATCTGCTGGCTACTTCAAAATCAATGAAGACGCCATGAACGATCTCAGAGAATTAGTTGGAGTTCCATCCAATTATAAAATTCTCTTTATGCAAGGTGGTGGCACTGGAATGTTTTCAGCTGTGTGCCTGAACCTAATGGGACGTACTGGCACAGCTGATTACCTTGTCACGGGATCATGGTCTGCCAAGGCAGCCAAAGAAGCTACACAATATGGCTCGGTCAATTTGATCTTgccaaaagtacaaaaatacacCTCAGTTCCAAGACAAAGCACTTGGAGCTTAGATCCCAATGCCTCATATGTCTATTATTGTGACAATGAGACAGTTGATGGTGTAGAATTTGATTTTGTGCCAGAAACCAAGGATGTTCCATTGGTATGTGACATGTCATCGAATTTCCTATCTAGACCCATCGATGTTAGCAAATTTGGAGTAATTTTTGCTGGAGCACAGAAAAATGTTGGAACAGCTGGTATTACTGTGGTCATTGTAAGGGAAGATTTATTGGGGAAGCCAATGAAGATAACACCATCAATTCTAGATTTCACtattacagaaaaaaacaactcaaTCTATAATACCCCACCGACTTTTAT tgtTCACGTTATGAGCCTTGTTTTCAAATGGATTAAACGCAATGGTGGTCTACAAGGAATGTACAATAACTCACTCGTCAAGTCGAAACTCATTTACGATATTATTGACAAGTCCAACGGTTTCTATGCGTGCCCAGTTGATAAGAATGTCAGATCCCGCATGAATGTTCCCTTCAGAATTGGTTGCGCCTCAGGTCATGAAGACTTGGAAACAGAATTCCTTAAACTTTGCGAAAGCAAACATTTGATTCAATTGAAAGGTCATAGATCAGTTGGAGGCATAAGAGCATCTCTTTACAATGCCATGACCATTGCTGAGACACAAATTTTGGCAGATTTAATGGAAAGCTTCTTTGGAAATAAGAAAAGAtaa
- the LOC129915984 gene encoding guanosine-3',5'-bis(diphosphate) 3'-pyrophosphohydrolase MESH1 isoform X2, which translates to MNPMAKLMQCVQFAAHKHKNQRRRDPNKTPYINHPINVATILAVEGCIDDKEVLQAALLHDTVEDTETTFEEIEEAFGKNVAEIVREVTDDKSLPKLERKRLQIVHAETSSRKAKLVKLADKLDNLRDLQNVLPEGWTDERREEYFIWAKKVVDNLRGTNEILESKLDAIFKDKKLLQ; encoded by the exons ATGAACCCAATGGCCAAACTAATGCAATGTGTTCAATTCGCCGCTCACAAACATAAAAACCAAAGGCGTAGAGACCCCAATAAAACACCTTACATAAATCACCCTATAAATGTTGCAACAATTTTAGCTGTCGAAGGTTGCATTGATGATAAGGAAGTATTGCAAGCTGCTCTACTCCATGACACTGTCGAAGATACCGAAACAACTTTTGAAGAAATTGAAGAGGCATTCGGAAAGAATGTCGCTGAGATAGTCCGAGAAGTTACCGATGATAAAAGTCTACCAAAGTTAGAACGAAAAAGACTGCAAATTGTCCATGCAGAAACTTCAAGTAGAAAAGCAAAATTGGTTAAGCTTGCTGATAAGCTGGACAATCTTAGGGATTTACAAAATGTACTTCCCGAAGGTTGGACTGAT GAACGTCGTGAAGAGTATTTCATTTGGGCTAAAAAAGTCGTTGACAACCTTCGAGGAACCAATGAAATTCTGGAATCCAAACTTGATGCCATTTTCAAAGACAAAAAACTACTTcaatga
- the LOC129915984 gene encoding guanosine-3',5'-bis(diphosphate) 3'-pyrophosphohydrolase MESH1 isoform X1, which yields MDLLPPVDGEQVNMNPMAKLMQCVQFAAHKHKNQRRRDPNKTPYINHPINVATILAVEGCIDDKEVLQAALLHDTVEDTETTFEEIEEAFGKNVAEIVREVTDDKSLPKLERKRLQIVHAETSSRKAKLVKLADKLDNLRDLQNVLPEGWTDERREEYFIWAKKVVDNLRGTNEILESKLDAIFKDKKLLQ from the exons ATGGATTTGCTTCCGCCGGTCGATGGTGAGCAAGTGA ACATGAACCCAATGGCCAAACTAATGCAATGTGTTCAATTCGCCGCTCACAAACATAAAAACCAAAGGCGTAGAGACCCCAATAAAACACCTTACATAAATCACCCTATAAATGTTGCAACAATTTTAGCTGTCGAAGGTTGCATTGATGATAAGGAAGTATTGCAAGCTGCTCTACTCCATGACACTGTCGAAGATACCGAAACAACTTTTGAAGAAATTGAAGAGGCATTCGGAAAGAATGTCGCTGAGATAGTCCGAGAAGTTACCGATGATAAAAGTCTACCAAAGTTAGAACGAAAAAGACTGCAAATTGTCCATGCAGAAACTTCAAGTAGAAAAGCAAAATTGGTTAAGCTTGCTGATAAGCTGGACAATCTTAGGGATTTACAAAATGTACTTCCCGAAGGTTGGACTGAT GAACGTCGTGAAGAGTATTTCATTTGGGCTAAAAAAGTCGTTGACAACCTTCGAGGAACCAATGAAATTCTGGAATCCAAACTTGATGCCATTTTCAAAGACAAAAAACTACTTcaatga